One window of the Clostridium sp. MB40-C1 genome contains the following:
- a CDS encoding NlpC/P60 family protein produces MNKKLVSLVTTIVLLTSASGTIVTAEPLSDKYKQQQIQQQQHRNDYDRAQKKVQELENAIEKLDSQIEDKIQQIGNNKNKIANVKNNISSAEKDIKKAENEIKEEQELYNNRIRAMYMNGTGGYIDVILGAKDLSDLFSRIETVKRITKLDKKIVNELREKQDNIKSKKQQLTKEQNQLTSLVTKQQQEMDKLNKDKADQSKLIAEAERQSKLYASVLQKDAGLISETKKMIEQMKTSTASNSSSLKTRLSRGSSSYINNSSSAYNNSSSEKTVPSSAATGNAVVSYAYGFQGCKYVWEATGPDTFDCSGFTQYVFAHFGIRIPRVSRDQAGAGSYVDRGNLQPGDLVFFGKGRIHHVGIYVGNDCYIHAPKTGDVVKISSLSGRSDYATARRVLR; encoded by the coding sequence TTGAATAAAAAGTTAGTTTCATTAGTAACAACAATAGTTTTACTTACATCTGCAAGTGGAACAATAGTTACAGCAGAACCATTATCAGATAAATATAAACAACAACAAATACAGCAACAACAACATAGAAATGATTATGATAGAGCACAAAAAAAAGTGCAAGAACTTGAGAATGCTATTGAAAAATTAGATAGTCAAATAGAAGACAAAATACAACAAATAGGAAATAACAAAAATAAGATTGCAAATGTAAAAAACAATATATCATCTGCAGAAAAAGACATTAAAAAAGCAGAAAATGAAATAAAAGAAGAACAAGAACTCTATAATAACAGAATAAGAGCTATGTATATGAATGGCACAGGTGGATATATAGATGTAATTCTTGGAGCTAAGGACTTAAGTGATTTATTTTCAAGAATAGAAACGGTAAAAAGAATTACTAAATTGGATAAGAAAATAGTAAATGAATTAAGAGAAAAACAAGATAATATAAAATCTAAGAAGCAACAATTAACTAAAGAACAAAATCAATTAACATCGTTAGTTACAAAGCAGCAACAAGAAATGGACAAGCTTAATAAAGATAAAGCAGATCAGAGCAAACTTATAGCTGAAGCAGAACGTCAATCAAAATTATATGCAAGTGTGTTACAAAAAGATGCTGGATTGATAAGTGAAACTAAGAAGATGATAGAACAGATGAAAACTTCAACAGCTAGTAATAGTTCAAGTTTAAAAACTAGACTGTCAAGAGGAAGTAGTTCTTATATTAATAATTCATCTAGTGCGTATAATAACAGTTCAAGTGAAAAGACAGTACCATCATCAGCAGCAACAGGTAATGCAGTAGTTTCTTATGCATATGGATTCCAAGGATGTAAGTATGTGTGGGAAGCAACAGGACCAGATACTTTTGACTGTTCAGGTTTTACTCAATATGTTTTTGCTCATTTTGGAATTAGAATACCGAGGGTTTCTAGAGATCAAGCAGGAGCAGGCTCATATGTAGATAGAGGAAACTTGCAACCAGGAGACTTGGTGTTCTTTGGAAAAGGAAGAATACATCATGTTGGAATATATGTAGGAAATGATTGTTATATACATGCACCAAAGACTGGTGATGTTGTTAAGATAAGTTCTTTATCAGGAAGATCGGATTATGCTACGGCTCGAAGAGTTTTAAGATAG
- a CDS encoding sigma factor G inhibitor Gin encodes MKKQKCIICRKPLNDGIMIYRKGICKNCEERIVNTEQETDFYSYYIYCIKKNVANWILRGEDYKCQNYPW; translated from the coding sequence ATGAAAAAACAAAAATGTATTATATGTAGAAAGCCTCTAAATGATGGTATAATGATATATAGAAAGGGAATTTGTAAAAACTGCGAAGAGAGAATAGTGAATACTGAGCAGGAAACGGATTTTTATAGCTACTATATATATTGTATAAAAAAGAATGTTGCGAACTGGATTCTAAGAGGAGAGGATTACAAATGTCAAAATTACCCCTGGTAG
- a CDS encoding heavy-metal-associated domain-containing protein has product MKSLIKVSNIRSSKDVNKIRSALSKAQGIIACQIKSEKGEVDIVYDNYFVAIEDIYGILEDMGYTVL; this is encoded by the coding sequence ATGAAATCTCTAATTAAAGTTTCTAATATTCGTTCTTCAAAAGACGTTAATAAGATAAGAAGTGCTCTCAGTAAAGCTCAGGGAATAATTGCTTGTCAAATAAAATCAGAAAAAGGTGAAGTAGATATTGTATACGATAATTACTTTGTAGCAATTGAAGATATATATGGAATATTAGAAGATATGGGATATACAGTACTATAA
- a CDS encoding CidA/LrgA family protein, translating into MKLLRQTLIVLSIYFLGNLLHNILHLAIPGSVLGMVILLICLCTGMIKLEMIEEISNFLLDHLAFFFIPAGVGLISYFSILKDNWVSILIISLLSTILVMSFTGSTIQWMIRRKK; encoded by the coding sequence TTGAAATTATTAAGACAAACTTTAATAGTTCTCTCAATATATTTTTTAGGAAATCTTCTTCATAATATTCTTCATTTAGCTATTCCTGGAAGTGTTCTAGGTATGGTGATTTTACTGATTTGTTTATGCACAGGTATGATTAAATTAGAAATGATAGAAGAAATAAGTAACTTTTTATTAGATCATTTAGCATTCTTTTTTATACCCGCTGGAGTTGGTTTAATTTCATATTTTTCTATACTAAAAGATAACTGGGTTTCTATATTAATTATATCCCTTTTATCAACAATATTAGTAATGTCCTTTACAGGTAGCACTATACAATGGATGATAAGGAGGAAAAAATAA
- a CDS encoding NlpC/P60 family protein has translation MNKKLTSLVITAGLLVSVSTTAVIAQPLSEKLKSQQQQQQQHKNEYNSAQKKVQDLEQAIEKLDSQIEDKMQQIASNKNKMQTIKTNIASAEKDIKKAETEIKEEQELYNSRIRAMYMNGTGGYIDVILGAKDLSDLFSRIETVKRITKLDKKIVSELRQKQDDIKDKKEQLTKEQNELTSLVAKQQQEMDKLNKDKADQSKLITEAKRQFSLYASVLQSDSGLINETKKMIEQMKKTTVTNTTSRPSRGNSSSSNNSSNNNSSGSSDNQVAPPASSSGSAIVSYAYGFQGCRYVWGATGPNTFDCSGFTQYVFAHFGIRIPRVSRDQAEVGAYVSKGSLQPGDLVFFGKGSIHHVGIYVGNGCYIHAPKTNDVVKISSLSGRSDYSHARRVAR, from the coding sequence ATGAATAAAAAATTAACGTCATTAGTAATTACAGCAGGATTATTAGTATCTGTAAGTACAACAGCTGTTATAGCACAACCATTATCTGAAAAACTTAAATCACAACAACAACAACAACAACAACATAAGAATGAATATAATAGTGCACAAAAAAAAGTTCAAGACCTTGAACAAGCTATTGAAAAACTAGATAGCCAAATAGAAGACAAGATGCAACAAATAGCAAGTAATAAGAATAAAATGCAAACTATCAAAACAAACATAGCATCTGCTGAAAAAGATATTAAAAAAGCAGAAACTGAAATAAAAGAAGAGCAAGAGCTTTATAATAGTAGAATAAGAGCTATGTACATGAATGGTACAGGCGGATACATAGACGTAATTCTTGGAGCTAAAGATTTAAGTGATTTATTCTCAAGAATAGAAACAGTAAAAAGAATTACTAAATTAGATAAAAAAATAGTAAGTGAGCTAAGACAAAAACAAGATGATATAAAAGATAAGAAAGAGCAATTAACTAAAGAGCAAAATGAATTAACATCATTGGTTGCAAAGCAACAACAAGAAATGGACAAGCTTAATAAAGACAAAGCAGATCAGAGTAAACTTATAACTGAAGCAAAACGCCAATTTTCATTATATGCAAGTGTATTACAGAGTGATTCAGGATTAATAAATGAAACTAAGAAAATGATAGAACAAATGAAGAAAACAACTGTGACTAATACAACTAGCAGACCATCAAGAGGAAATAGTTCTTCAAGTAACAATTCTTCAAATAATAATTCATCTGGTAGTTCAGATAATCAGGTAGCACCACCCGCATCATCATCAGGTAGTGCAATAGTTTCTTATGCATATGGATTCCAAGGATGTCGATACGTATGGGGTGCAACAGGACCAAATACTTTTGACTGTTCAGGTTTTACACAATATGTTTTTGCTCATTTTGGAATAAGAATACCAAGAGTTTCTAGAGATCAAGCTGAGGTTGGAGCATATGTATCTAAAGGTAGTTTGCAACCAGGAGACTTAGTGTTCTTTGGAAAGGGTTCAATACATCATGTTGGAATATATGTAGGAAATGGATGCTATATTCATGCACCAAAAACAAATGATGTTGTTAAGATAAGTTCTTTATCTGGAAGGTCAGATTATTCTCATGCTAGAAGAGTTGCAAGATAA
- a CDS encoding stage 0 sporulation family protein — MVTVVGIRFKKSGKIYYFDPNELDIKAGDSVIVETVRGIEFGNCVIGPKQILEEEVVTPLKNVIRKASEEDIEKNLDNREKQAEAFRICLEKIEKHDLPMKLIDVEYTFDNNKIIFYFTADGRVDFRELVKDLAAIFRTRIELRQIGVRDEAKMIGGLGPCGRPMCCSSFLGDFAPVSIKMAKEQNLSLNPTKISGICGRLMCCLNYEQNTYEDIRKRLPMIESIVETPYGRGEVIDNSVVKESVKVKLKSEEGEDIIREISINDTTLISGKYEYTEQIKEEDIKLETDDGDEDALHELLKED; from the coding sequence ATGGTAACAGTCGTAGGTATACGCTTTAAAAAATCAGGCAAGATATATTATTTTGATCCTAATGAATTAGATATAAAAGCTGGTGATAGTGTCATCGTTGAAACAGTAAGGGGTATTGAGTTCGGTAATTGTGTAATAGGGCCAAAGCAAATATTAGAAGAGGAAGTAGTTACTCCATTAAAAAATGTTATAAGAAAAGCTAGCGAAGAGGATATAGAAAAAAATTTAGATAATAGAGAAAAGCAAGCAGAAGCTTTTAGAATATGTTTAGAAAAAATTGAAAAGCATGATCTTCCTATGAAACTTATTGATGTAGAATATACTTTTGATAATAATAAAATAATATTTTATTTTACTGCCGATGGTAGAGTGGATTTTAGAGAACTAGTAAAAGATTTAGCTGCTATATTTAGAACAAGAATAGAGTTAAGGCAAATTGGAGTTAGAGATGAAGCTAAAATGATAGGAGGTCTTGGACCTTGTGGTAGACCTATGTGTTGTTCTAGTTTTCTAGGTGACTTTGCTCCAGTATCTATAAAGATGGCTAAAGAACAGAATTTATCATTGAATCCTACAAAAATATCTGGAATTTGTGGAAGGCTTATGTGTTGCTTAAATTATGAACAAAATACTTATGAGGATATAAGAAAAAGACTTCCTATGATAGAATCTATAGTAGAAACACCTTATGGTAGGGGAGAAGTTATAGATAATTCAGTAGTTAAAGAATCAGTAAAGGTAAAACTTAAGAGTGAAGAGGGCGAAGATATTATAAGAGAGATTTCTATAAATGATACTACTCTTATTTCTGGAAAGTATGAATATACTGAACAAATTAAAGAGGAAGATATAAAATTAGAGACTGATGATGGTGATGAGGATGCATTGCATGAACTATTGAAAGAGGATTAA
- a CDS encoding DUF362 domain-containing protein: MAFKISDACVSCGACASECPVGAINQGDTQFDIDANTCIDCGNCANVCPVGAISPEE, translated from the coding sequence ATGGCATTTAAAATAAGTGATGCTTGTGTAAGCTGCGGAGCCTGTGCTTCAGAATGTCCAGTAGGAGCTATAAACCAAGGCGATACTCAATTTGACATTGATGCAAATACTTGCATAGATTGCGGAAATTGTGCAAATGTATGTCCAGTAGGAGCTATATCTCCAGAAGAATAA
- the rsmI gene encoding 16S rRNA (cytidine(1402)-2'-O)-methyltransferase — MSGKLYVVPTPIGNLKDITLRALEVLEDVDIVAAEDTRQSLKLLNHFNIKKPLMSYHKFNENIKSEDIINKLVEGNKIALVSDAGTPGISDPGSVIIQKCIEENIDFEVLTGATAVTTALVYSGLDTTKFIFRGFLPRENKDRKPVIEDLKDRKESLIFYEAPHRLIKTLEFLYDNLGNRKIALCRELTKLHEEIIRLPIKEAIEYYMSKEPRGEYVLVLEGKSEEEIKNEEKSQWEALTIEEHIKKYIDEGLSKKEAIKKTAKDRSLSKSQVYKHSIDI; from the coding sequence ATGAGTGGTAAGCTTTATGTGGTTCCAACTCCTATAGGCAACTTAAAAGATATTACGTTAAGAGCTCTTGAAGTGCTTGAGGATGTAGATATAGTAGCAGCAGAGGATACAAGACAAAGTCTTAAATTATTAAATCATTTTAATATAAAAAAACCTCTTATGAGTTATCATAAGTTTAATGAAAATATAAAGAGTGAAGATATTATAAACAAACTAGTAGAGGGAAATAAAATTGCATTAGTTTCTGATGCTGGAACTCCAGGCATTTCTGATCCAGGAAGTGTTATAATACAGAAGTGCATTGAAGAAAATATAGATTTTGAAGTTTTAACTGGAGCGACAGCGGTTACTACTGCTCTTGTTTATTCGGGACTAGATACAACCAAATTTATATTTAGAGGATTTTTACCAAGAGAGAATAAAGATAGAAAACCTGTAATTGAGGATTTAAAGGATAGAAAAGAAAGTTTGATTTTTTATGAAGCTCCTCATAGACTTATTAAAACTCTTGAATTTTTATATGATAATTTAGGAAATAGAAAAATTGCACTTTGTAGAGAGCTCACCAAACTTCATGAGGAAATAATAAGATTACCTATAAAAGAAGCTATAGAGTATTATATGAGTAAGGAGCCAAGAGGAGAATATGTTCTTGTACTTGAAGGAAAAAGTGAGGAAGAAATAAAAAATGAAGAGAAAAGTCAGTGGGAAGCGTTAACTATAGAAGAACATATAAAAAAATATATAGATGAAGGGCTTTCAAAAAAAGAAGCCATAAAAAAAACTGCTAAGGATAGAAGTTTGTCCAAATCCCAAGTTTATAAGCATTCTATAGACATATAA
- a CDS encoding LrgB family protein, with amino-acid sequence MSELISNPIFGILVSLIAFELGCFLYTKTKLTIFNPLFISIFLIILFLNKFNISVDYYNNGGQFISFFLGPATVILAVPLYKKINLLKENVIPILISIASGSCIGIISIVLLSHLFKLDKSIYISLMPKSVTVPIGIEISKQLGGIPAVTAAAIILTGILGAVMGPFICKCFRIKEDIAVGIAIGTASHAVGTTKALELGETEGAMSGLSIGIAGLLTVFIAPIILKMFS; translated from the coding sequence ATGTCTGAACTCATATCTAATCCTATTTTTGGTATACTAGTTTCCTTGATTGCTTTTGAATTAGGTTGCTTTCTGTATACTAAAACAAAATTAACTATATTCAATCCACTTTTTATAAGTATCTTTTTAATAATATTATTCTTAAATAAGTTTAACATAAGTGTTGACTATTATAATAATGGAGGACAATTTATTTCTTTCTTTTTAGGACCTGCAACTGTTATCTTAGCTGTTCCTTTATATAAAAAAATAAATTTGCTAAAAGAAAATGTAATTCCAATTTTAATTTCAATAGCTAGTGGATCCTGTATAGGCATAATAAGTATTGTTTTATTAAGCCATTTATTTAAACTTGATAAATCTATTTATATATCATTAATGCCTAAATCAGTTACAGTACCTATAGGAATAGAAATTTCAAAACAATTAGGTGGTATACCCGCCGTTACTGCTGCTGCTATTATATTAACAGGCATATTAGGTGCAGTAATGGGTCCTTTTATATGTAAATGCTTTAGAATAAAAGAAGATATTGCCGTAGGAATAGCTATAGGAACAGCATCTCACGCAGTAGGAACTACAAAAGCTCTTGAATTAGGAGAAACTGAAGGAGCTATGAGCGGACTATCTATAGGAATAGCTGGCCTTCTCACAGTTTTTATAGCTCCAATTATACTTAAAATGTTTAGCTAA
- the tmk gene encoding dTMP kinase: MTKGVFITIEGPDGSGKTSVIELLKIYLCEKNVKYIATREPGGINISEQIRNVILDKENIAMDGRTEALLYAASRRQHMAERVIPALKNGKLVICDRFVDSSLAYQGYARGIGIDEVMNINEFAIEGYMPDLTLYLDIEPEIGLERISKNKEREVNRLDLEKLGFHKKVREGYYILLDKYPSRIKKIDASKSIEIVFNEITRILNKEIGIDL; the protein is encoded by the coding sequence ATGACAAAAGGAGTATTCATAACTATAGAGGGTCCAGATGGTTCGGGAAAGACAAGTGTAATAGAATTATTAAAAATTTATTTATGTGAAAAAAATGTAAAATATATAGCTACAAGAGAGCCAGGTGGGATTAATATTTCAGAACAAATAAGAAATGTGATTTTAGATAAAGAGAATATAGCGATGGATGGTAGAACAGAGGCACTTTTATATGCTGCTTCAAGAAGACAGCATATGGCAGAAAGGGTGATACCAGCATTGAAAAATGGAAAACTAGTTATATGTGATAGATTTGTAGATTCATCTCTAGCATATCAAGGGTATGCTAGAGGAATTGGTATAGATGAAGTTATGAATATAAACGAGTTTGCTATAGAGGGATATATGCCGGATTTAACTCTATATCTTGATATAGAACCAGAAATAGGTCTTGAAAGAATATCTAAAAATAAGGAAAGAGAAGTAAACAGATTGGATCTAGAAAAATTAGGTTTTCATAAGAAAGTAAGAGAAGGATATTATATATTATTAGATAAATATCCAAGTAGGATAAAAAAGATTGATGCAAGTAAATCTATAGAAATAGTATTTAATGAAATAACAAGAATTTTAAATAAAGAAATAGGGATAGATTTATAA
- a CDS encoding cyclic-di-AMP receptor — protein MKLVIAIVQDDYSSELVDILTDAGHMVTKLATTGGFLKKGNTTLLTGVKKDEVDKVVSIIKDTCQKRKQVISTPSPVVGSTGVYVPYSVEVEVGGATVFVVDVDQFIKV, from the coding sequence ATGAAGCTTGTAATTGCTATTGTTCAAGATGACTATTCTAGTGAGTTAGTAGATATACTTACTGATGCTGGGCATATGGTTACAAAACTTGCTACAACAGGAGGATTTTTAAAAAAAGGAAATACTACTCTTTTAACTGGAGTAAAAAAAGATGAGGTAGATAAAGTAGTATCAATTATTAAAGATACTTGCCAAAAAAGAAAACAGGTTATATCAACACCGTCACCAGTAGTTGGCTCAACAGGAGTGTATGTCCCATATTCTGTAGAAGTAGAAGTGGGTGGAGCTACAGTGTTTGTGGTAGATGTAGATCAGTTTATTAAAGTTTGA
- a CDS encoding tRNA1(Val) (adenine(37)-N6)-methyltransferase, which produces MNRSLVMKDETLDDLQLKGLHVIQKKEGFRFGVDAVLLANFAKVKKGDNVIDLCSGTGIIPFIIAGKTEAAKISGIEIQEEMVEMANRSVEFNSLQEKMDFIQGDLTNLQFIKKLPKADVVTVNPPYKLQNSGLVNPSDKMAIARHEVCCNLEDVIIACRILLKDNKRMYMVHRPDRVVDIITLMRKHKIEPKRIQMVHPNTKKAPNIVLIEGQRDGGAFLKWEKPIYVYNDEGGYSKEIEEIYGR; this is translated from the coding sequence ATGAATAGAAGCTTAGTAATGAAAGATGAAACATTAGATGATTTACAATTAAAAGGATTGCATGTAATACAAAAAAAAGAAGGATTTAGATTTGGTGTTGATGCAGTACTTCTTGCCAACTTTGCTAAGGTTAAAAAAGGGGATAATGTTATAGATTTATGTAGTGGTACAGGGATAATACCATTTATTATAGCTGGAAAGACCGAAGCAGCTAAGATATCTGGAATTGAAATACAAGAAGAAATGGTAGAAATGGCAAATAGGTCTGTTGAATTTAATAGCCTTCAAGAAAAAATGGATTTTATACAAGGAGATTTAACAAATCTACAGTTTATAAAAAAATTACCTAAGGCTGATGTTGTAACGGTTAATCCTCCATATAAATTACAGAATTCAGGTCTTGTGAACCCAAGTGACAAAATGGCTATAGCTAGACATGAGGTGTGTTGTAACTTAGAAGATGTCATAATAGCATGCAGAATTCTTTTAAAGGATAATAAAAGAATGTATATGGTACATAGACCAGACAGAGTTGTGGATATAATAACCCTTATGAGAAAACATAAAATAGAACCTAAAAGAATACAGATGGTCCATCCAAATACTAAAAAAGCACCTAATATAGTTTTGATAGAAGGACAAAGAGATGGGGGAGCCTTTCTAAAATGGGAAAAACCTATATATGTGTATAATGACGAAGGTGGATATTCTAAGGAGATAGAAGAAATTTATGGTAGATAA
- a CDS encoding aminotransferase class I/II-fold pyridoxal phosphate-dependent enzyme, whose amino-acid sequence MSKLPLVEGVLNYIKQNNTLFCMPGHKGGKGFLRTDYGRELYDNIIKADITEVEGLDNLHNAEGIIKEAQELLAKYYESKKSYFLVNGSSSGNLTMIFSSFDECDKVIVERNCHKSIFNGIILRKLKPVFIKNKINKKYDAPLSIDEEHFLRTIEENEDAKGIILTYPNYYGICPNLEFIIKEAQKRNMKVLVDCAHGAHFGILKELPRNPIKLGADMVVMSSHKTLPSFTQTAYLHIGKEEYKDKVEFYLHMFLSTSPSYMLMCSMDYARFYLEEYGEKEYRELLGLTKIYRGKINNIKGFYILGKEDLDKEDIDLTRYVLNIEKGYSASKFSKYLKAHGIQVEMNDGQNVVLIFSPFNDEKDFRKLYDCIKNASIEDFKGEYFKLLDFYVPEKKLIPFEVIDKTFRYIDLNNAEGKICAKSIIPYPPGVPIVTMGEIIDKTIVSMIKYYLYNEVEVIGVTKENKQYKIQVIDK is encoded by the coding sequence ATGTCAAAATTACCCCTGGTAGAAGGTGTTTTAAATTATATAAAACAGAATAATACATTATTTTGTATGCCTGGACACAAAGGTGGAAAAGGATTTTTAAGAACTGATTATGGAAGAGAATTGTATGATAATATAATAAAAGCAGATATAACAGAAGTTGAAGGGCTAGATAATCTTCATAATGCTGAAGGAATAATAAAAGAAGCTCAGGAGCTTTTAGCTAAGTATTACGAAAGTAAAAAATCTTATTTTTTAGTAAATGGAAGTAGCAGTGGTAACTTAACTATGATATTCTCTTCATTTGATGAATGTGATAAAGTTATTGTTGAAAGAAATTGTCATAAATCAATTTTTAATGGGATAATTTTAAGAAAGCTTAAGCCAGTATTTATAAAAAACAAGATTAATAAAAAATATGATGCTCCTCTTTCTATAGATGAGGAGCATTTTTTGCGTACTATAGAAGAAAATGAGGATGCAAAAGGTATAATACTAACATATCCTAACTATTATGGAATTTGTCCTAATTTAGAATTTATAATAAAAGAAGCGCAAAAAAGGAATATGAAAGTTTTAGTGGATTGTGCTCATGGGGCTCACTTTGGAATTCTAAAAGAATTACCTAGAAATCCAATAAAGTTAGGAGCTGATATGGTTGTTATGAGTTCTCATAAAACTTTACCTAGTTTTACACAAACAGCATATCTTCATATAGGAAAAGAGGAATATAAGGACAAAGTTGAGTTTTATCTACATATGTTTCTAAGTACTAGTCCTTCTTATATGTTAATGTGTTCTATGGATTATGCTAGATTCTATTTGGAAGAGTATGGAGAAAAAGAATACAGAGAACTATTAGGGCTTACAAAAATTTACAGGGGAAAAATAAACAACATAAAGGGATTTTATATACTGGGAAAAGAAGATTTAGATAAAGAAGATATAGATTTAACTAGGTATGTTCTTAATATAGAAAAAGGGTATAGTGCTTCAAAATTTTCTAAGTATTTAAAGGCTCATGGAATTCAAGTTGAGATGAATGATGGTCAAAATGTAGTGCTAATTTTTTCACCATTCAATGATGAAAAAGATTTTAGAAAACTATATGATTGCATAAAAAATGCTTCAATTGAAGATTTTAAAGGAGAATATTTTAAGCTTTTAGACTTTTATGTACCTGAAAAAAAATTAATACCTTTTGAAGTTATAGATAAAACTTTTAGATATATAGATCTAAATAATGCAGAAGGTAAAATATGTGCTAAATCTATAATTCCGTATCCACCAGGAGTTCCTATAGTAACTATGGGAGAAATAATAGATAAAACTATTGTTTCTATGATAAAATATTATTTATATAATGAGGTAGAGGTTATAGGAGTTACAAAAGAAAATAAACAGTATAAAATTCAGGTTATTGATAAGTAA
- a CDS encoding DNA polymerase III subunit delta', producing the protein MSFEKIIGHDFIKKQIQGSIQQKNFSHAHLIIGEDGIGKSLIAKETALRLLDKHENRDYVDIIEWKVMKNKQSIGVDEVRDIIREVNKKPYEGDKKIIIVYESHKMTIEAQNAFLKTIEEPPKGVTIILLSESLGLILETIRSRCQIHKLKRLSSEEIREYLLREYPDLELDKVRAVTAFSDGIPGRCQLFLEDNSFIEIRDISLDILLQINKKEKSIVKKYEKFFYRYSEKWEEIISSFNSYIRDIIIYKDISKKELIINSDKIENIQQLSNMYSFNELYGMFELIDETKQKLDRRVNSALAFQVMLLKMQEV; encoded by the coding sequence ATGAGCTTTGAAAAAATAATTGGCCACGATTTTATAAAAAAACAAATTCAAGGTTCTATACAACAAAAAAATTTTTCTCATGCTCATCTTATAATAGGTGAAGATGGTATAGGAAAAAGCCTTATTGCAAAAGAAACTGCACTAAGGCTTTTAGATAAGCATGAAAATAGAGATTATGTAGATATTATAGAATGGAAAGTAATGAAGAATAAGCAGTCAATCGGGGTTGATGAGGTTAGAGATATTATAAGAGAAGTAAATAAAAAGCCTTATGAAGGCGATAAAAAAATAATAATAGTATATGAATCTCATAAAATGACAATAGAAGCACAAAATGCCTTTTTAAAAACAATAGAAGAGCCACCCAAAGGTGTTACTATAATATTATTAAGTGAGAGTTTAGGCCTTATTTTGGAGACTATAAGGTCTAGATGTCAAATTCATAAATTGAAAAGACTAAGTTCAGAAGAAATAAGAGAGTATCTTTTAAGAGAATATCCAGATTTAGAACTGGATAAGGTTAGGGCAGTTACAGCATTTAGTGATGGAATACCAGGGAGATGTCAGCTTTTCTTAGAAGATAATTCTTTTATAGAAATTAGAGATATTTCTTTAGATATACTTTTGCAGATTAATAAGAAAGAAAAAAGTATAGTAAAAAAATATGAAAAATTCTTTTATAGATATAGTGAAAAGTGGGAGGAAATAATAAGTTCTTTTAATTCATATATTAGAGATATTATTATATATAAAGATATAAGTAAAAAGGAATTAATTATAAATAGTGATAAAATTGAAAACATACAACAATTATCAAATATGTATTCATTCAATGAACTTTACGGTATGTTTGAATTGATAGATGAAACAAAACAAAAACTAGATAGAAGAGTTAATTCAGCATTAGCATTTCAGGTAATGCTTCTTAAAATGCAGGAGGTTTAG